The following coding sequences are from one Patescibacteria group bacterium window:
- a CDS encoding glycosyltransferase, whose product MLLSVIVPAYKQEKTIKEDLKRILETLSQTRWDFEIIAVDDGSPDKTLKKLKEINPPAGGKIIVCGYKTNRGKGYAVRYGMARAKGDLIAFIDSGMELDPNGISMLIEHMLWYEADIMIGSKRHPASKVIYPFHRKLVSFGAQAFARIFLGINVRDTQVGLKIFKRRVLEKVLPRLIIKRYAFDMEMLAVARHLGFKRIFEAPVKLSYNESDFTHAIGFGVLWRSLLDAMGVVYRLRLLHYYDDSNKRKWIYDKELEMRVNI is encoded by the coding sequence ATGCTTTTGTCCGTAATAGTTCCCGCCTACAAGCAGGAAAAGACAATTAAAGAAGACTTAAAACGAATTTTGGAAACTCTTTCTCAGACCAGATGGGATTTTGAGATTATTGCCGTTGATGATGGTTCTCCCGACAAGACCCTAAAAAAACTTAAAGAAATTAATCCGCCAGCTGGCGGAAAGATTATTGTTTGCGGTTATAAAACCAACCGTGGTAAAGGGTATGCGGTGCGCTACGGTATGGCGCGAGCCAAAGGGGATTTAATTGCTTTTATTGACTCGGGAATGGAGCTTGATCCCAACGGCATATCTATGTTAATTGAGCATATGCTTTGGTATGAGGCGGATATTATGATTGGGAGTAAAAGACACCCTGCCTCTAAGGTTATTTATCCCTTTCATCGAAAACTAGTTAGTTTTGGAGCTCAAGCTTTTGCCCGAATTTTTCTTGGAATAAATGTTCGAGATACGCAGGTGGGTTTAAAAATATTTAAAAGACGGGTATTAGAAAAGGTTTTGCCACGGCTGATTATCAAACGCTATGCTTTTGATATGGAAATGCTGGCGGTGGCAAGGCATTTAGGTTTTAAAAGGATTTTTGAAGCCCCAGTAAAGCTTTCTTACAATGAGAGCGATTTTACTCACGCAATTGGTTTTGGGGTGCTTTGGAGGTCGCTTTTAGATGCTATGGGGGTGGTTTACCGCTTACGCTTATTGCACTACTATGACGACTCCAATAAGAGAAAATGGATTTACGACAAGGAATTGGAAATGAGGGTCAATATTTAG
- a CDS encoding glycosyltransferase family 39 protein — protein sequence MTILPKMIRGRKLLVCGLVLTLALRIIGTLVIPLDSDEVMWSVMVDEMSHLRKFYLFFATQNYSGALESYVILPFQAVFGITPLVLRINTIIWSILTSLLIYYIVCNFSSKKWGFIGILMYNLMSPENFLVHSKAWANYPFIEFSSLFSFYLLWKWIESKKEKYLLGLGLLVFVSFISNMQYTFALAIVLGFLFFYLLKELIKSRKVSFISLIMLAMSSFIYYLFVKKRMFFNPLETLRSKLRFSIDEDLIRGFDISVIAIIGVFFAIYFLWYAKYKIDERVRYLKAFLTISAFFFGAFAFYAYLDSFSRVSGGVFNLGSSFNYLTTAIFPAYLGRFWMLFALPVIFGIVVVLTKIVRNQKLALKDYSLVASFCFPIFFALSAVPGLSGSARYLISWWPNLVISTVFFVYYIWKKNRIFSLALFVSLSFWLFSQGDMLRKVIIGYAKERESQKKFDTLMVNKINASEAKYCVGDYWKVGPIMFDAKLKVKCWADKKETRADYLDFYKYRIDSTDKVYQVE from the coding sequence GTGACCATACTACCAAAAATGATCCGTGGAAGAAAACTACTCGTTTGTGGGCTGGTTTTAACACTAGCCCTAAGAATCATTGGAACTCTGGTAATCCCACTAGACTCCGATGAGGTAATGTGGTCGGTAATGGTAGATGAGATGAGCCATTTAAGAAAATTTTATCTTTTTTTTGCTACCCAAAATTATTCGGGAGCATTGGAGTCATATGTAATCCTCCCATTTCAGGCGGTTTTTGGAATTACACCCTTGGTTTTGAGAATAAATACCATCATCTGGTCAATTTTAACATCTCTCCTAATTTATTATATCGTTTGCAATTTTTCTTCTAAGAAGTGGGGTTTTATTGGCATTTTGATGTACAACTTAATGTCCCCAGAAAATTTTTTAGTCCATTCTAAAGCTTGGGCAAACTATCCTTTTATTGAATTTTCATCACTTTTCTCCTTTTATCTTCTTTGGAAGTGGATCGAATCTAAAAAGGAAAAATATCTATTAGGGTTAGGTCTCTTGGTTTTTGTGTCATTTATTTCTAATATGCAATATACCTTTGCTCTTGCGATTGTTTTGGGTTTTTTATTTTTTTACCTCCTTAAGGAGTTGATCAAAAGTCGAAAAGTTTCGTTTATTAGTTTGATAATGTTAGCGATGTCTTCTTTTATCTATTATCTTTTCGTTAAAAAAAGAATGTTTTTTAATCCCCTAGAAACTTTAAGGAGCAAACTTAGGTTTTCCATCGACGAAGATTTAATTCGGGGTTTTGATATTAGTGTAATAGCAATAATCGGAGTATTTTTTGCAATCTATTTTTTGTGGTACGCAAAATACAAAATAGATGAAAGGGTAAGGTATCTTAAAGCCTTCTTAACAATTTCCGCATTCTTCTTTGGGGCTTTTGCCTTTTATGCTTATTTAGACTCTTTTAGCAGGGTCAGTGGCGGGGTTTTTAATCTTGGTAGTTCGTTTAATTATCTTACGACCGCAATTTTTCCAGCATATTTAGGGAGATTTTGGATGCTGTTTGCTCTTCCCGTAATCTTTGGAATAGTAGTGGTTTTAACAAAAATTGTTAGGAATCAGAAGCTGGCTTTAAAAGACTATTCTCTTGTAGCTTCGTTTTGTTTTCCAATATTTTTTGCGTTATCCGCTGTTCCAGGGCTTAGTGGTTCTGCCAGATATTTAATCTCCTGGTGGCCAAACCTGGTCATTTCTACGGTATTTTTTGTATATTACATCTGGAAAAAAAACCGTATTTTTAGTCTCGCGTTGTTCGTATCACTGTCATTTTGGTTGTTCTCTCAAGGTGACATGTTAAGAAAAGTTATTATTGGTTATGCTAAAGAGAGGGAATCTCAAAAAAAGTTTGATACCCTGATGGTCAATAAAATTAATGCTAGTGAGGCAAAATATTGTGTTGGGGACTATTGGAAAGTTGGGCCGATTATGTTTGATGCCAAACTTAAGGTAAAATGTTGGGCAGATAAAAAAGAAACCAGGGCTGATTATTTGGATTTTTATAAATATAGAATTGACTCAACAGACAAAGTATATCAAGTAGAATAG
- a CDS encoding tetratricopeptide repeat protein has protein sequence MINIKESLKINKYLIFIFVVAVFATYCNSLGNSFVSDDIPIILGNPNLANFSYIFNNLATIISSLTYFIIVSLFGKNPTFFRLFNILFHAGNVILIYFLVKKLHNKKIAVLTSLIFATHPILSESVAWISGGPYPRYSFFFLLSFLLYIYKNKHNNFYTFSIISFFLSLQSNDKAVPLLAIFVLYEMLFGKLKENWKKVIPYFLMSVLYLLYFTVFSGLFTARVTDLNLGAGQEPGRDNPLIQIPTAITEYLKLIFWPQGLTLYHSELSLSSNQFALRVIAFLVFCALGIWGFIRNRKVFFWLSWFVISLAVTLTPFRISWIVAERYVYLGSIGVIVIFSMFVNWVLGRYKLQGLYWSLLILIVFPLSIRTIIRNADWKSHDTLWLATAKYSPNSPQNHNNLGDYYGRMGDQETAIIEFKKAIELKPNYADAYHNLANTYQQLERFDEAVENYQKAIEFNPGLWQSYQNLGVIYYHQKNFDEALKYFKESLKINPNNDNLQKLVDVIR, from the coding sequence ATGATAAATATCAAGGAATCGCTAAAGATTAACAAATATTTAATTTTTATTTTCGTGGTTGCTGTTTTTGCAACTTACTGCAACTCTTTAGGCAATTCCTTTGTATCTGATGATATCCCTATTATTTTGGGAAATCCCAATCTAGCAAATTTTTCTTACATCTTTAATAATTTGGCAACAATAATTAGCTCTTTAACCTATTTTATAATTGTTTCTTTGTTCGGAAAGAATCCCACATTTTTTAGACTGTTCAATATTCTGTTCCATGCTGGAAATGTAATTTTAATTTACTTTCTTGTTAAAAAGTTACACAACAAGAAGATCGCTGTTTTGACTTCGTTGATATTTGCAACTCACCCAATACTTTCCGAATCGGTGGCATGGATAAGTGGTGGTCCTTATCCTAGGTATTCGTTCTTCTTTCTTTTGTCTTTTTTGCTTTATATTTACAAAAACAAACATAATAATTTTTATACTTTTTCTATAATTTCTTTCTTTTTGAGTTTACAAAGCAACGACAAAGCCGTTCCACTACTTGCTATTTTTGTTTTATACGAGATGCTTTTTGGAAAGTTAAAAGAGAATTGGAAGAAAGTAATCCCCTATTTTTTAATGTCTGTTTTATATCTTTTATATTTTACTGTTTTCTCTGGATTATTTACAGCAAGAGTAACCGATTTAAATCTGGGGGCAGGGCAAGAGCCAGGACGAGATAACCCGTTGATTCAGATTCCAACAGCCATCACAGAATACTTAAAATTGATCTTTTGGCCACAAGGTTTAACCCTTTACCACAGCGAACTTTCATTATCATCTAATCAATTTGCGTTGAGGGTAATTGCCTTTTTAGTTTTTTGTGCCTTGGGAATTTGGGGATTCATAAGGAATCGAAAAGTTTTCTTCTGGCTAAGTTGGTTTGTCATTTCACTCGCAGTGACATTGACTCCTTTTAGGATCAGTTGGATTGTGGCTGAAAGGTATGTTTATCTGGGATCAATTGGGGTTATTGTGATTTTTTCGATGTTTGTTAATTGGGTTTTGGGGAGATATAAACTGCAAGGGTTATATTGGTCGTTGTTGATTTTAATCGTTTTTCCTTTGTCAATAAGAACAATCATTAGAAATGCCGATTGGAAAAGCCATGACACCTTATGGCTTGCCACCGCCAAATATTCCCCCAACAGTCCTCAAAACCATAACAATTTAGGCGATTATTATGGGCGAATGGGCGACCAAGAAACCGCAATCATAGAATTTAAAAAAGCCATTGAATTAAAACCCAACTATGCCGACGCTTACCACAATTTAGCCAATACTTATCAGCAATTAGAAAGATTTGATGAAGCGGTAGAAAATTACCAAAAAGCGATTGAATTTAACCCAGGTCTTTGGCAAAGCTATCAAAATTTAGGAGTAATTTATTATCATCAAAAAAACTTTGATGAAGCATTAAAATATTTTAAAGAATCATTAAAAATCAACCCCAACAATGATAATCTGCAAAAGTTAGTTGATGTTATCCGCTAA
- a CDS encoding glycosyltransferase, with product MSTPLVSIIIIAEKWNEFLEESLPKYQDLRYLNCEILVITTEEIQKRGETHFWVRPKKGSHPICLYHDKNLKNRPAEKRDLAIKYAKGEIFAFIDDDAFPSPNWLAEAVKNFNDPSVVAVGGPGLTPETASTLEKASGWVSASPLGGFGSNYRFFPSKKRFVDDYPSFNLLVRKENFIKVGGFDSGYFPGEDTKLCLELTRDGVSKIVYDPKALVYHHRRPLFKKHLIQNGRFGLHRGHFARILPATSRRWFYFIPSLFSIGLIGGILLLPFGFQLVKLGLLGGLGIYGILLIANAIWVFGKCRNLTISLLTIPGVFLTHFWYGAQFLRGFFKRKMKDNYGRA from the coding sequence ATGAGTACGCCATTGGTTTCGATAATAATAATAGCCGAAAAATGGAATGAATTTTTAGAAGAGTCTTTACCTAAATATCAAGATTTGAGATATCTCAACTGTGAGATTTTAGTTATCACAACGGAAGAAATACAAAAAAGGGGTGAGACCCATTTTTGGGTGAGACCCAAAAAGGGGTCTCACCCGATTTGTCTCTACCATGACAAGAATCTCAAAAATCGTCCAGCGGAAAAAAGGGATTTAGCTATCAAATACGCTAAGGGAGAAATCTTCGCCTTTATTGACGATGACGCTTTTCCATCACCAAACTGGCTTGCCGAAGCGGTCAAAAATTTTAATGATCCGTCTGTTGTTGCGGTTGGTGGGCCTGGTCTTACCCCAGAGACAGCATCAACCCTAGAAAAAGCATCTGGTTGGGTTTCAGCAAGTCCGTTGGGCGGGTTCGGCTCAAATTACAGATTTTTTCCTTCTAAAAAGAGATTTGTAGATGATTACCCCTCATTTAATTTATTAGTTAGAAAAGAGAACTTTATCAAAGTGGGCGGGTTTGACTCGGGTTATTTTCCTGGGGAGGATACAAAACTATGTTTGGAATTGACTCGGGATGGAGTTTCTAAAATAGTTTATGATCCCAAGGCTCTGGTTTATCACCACAGACGACCGTTATTTAAGAAACATTTAATCCAAAACGGTCGGTTTGGGTTGCATAGGGGGCATTTTGCCAGAATTCTGCCCGCAACCTCTCGAAGATGGTTTTATTTTATACCAAGTTTGTTTAGCATTGGTCTGATAGGAGGCATACTGCTTTTACCGTTTGGTTTTCAATTGGTCAAACTAGGGCTATTGGGGGGATTAGGGATATACGGGATATTGTTGATTGCAAATGCGATTTGGGTGTTTGGTAAATGCAGAAATTTGACAATATCATTGCTCACAATCCCTGGAGTATTTTTGACGCATTTTTGGTACGGAGCGCAGTTTTTGCGGGGGTTTTTTAAGAGAAAGATGAAAGATAACTATGGAAGAGCTTAG